The following are encoded in a window of Pan troglodytes isolate AG18354 chromosome 4, NHGRI_mPanTro3-v2.0_pri, whole genome shotgun sequence genomic DNA:
- the LOC134810138 gene encoding putative protein FAM157B isoform X1: protein MVPEAARGKVFQDSQEGAHIRRETVSKSVCAEPWLHQRARDPAPTNFPLRCQKQRGASTSSGQHEGHVNLVFFIDSPTVIAVPDLQCRTKYCGILH from the exons ATGGTCCCCGAGGCTGCCCGAGGAAAG GTATTTCAGGACAGCCAGGAGGGGGCGCACATCCGCCGAGAAACTGTGAGCAAGAGCGTCTGTGCTGAACCATGGCTCCACCAGAGGGCGCGCGATCCCGCCCCAACCAACTTCCCGCTGAGGTGCCAGAAGCAGCGAGGAGCTTCAACTTCCTCAGGGCAGCACGAGGGTCATGTTAATTTGGTGTTCTTCATTG ATTCCCCAACAGTTATTGCCGTACCAGATTTGCAGTGTCGCACAAAATACTGCGGTATATTGCACTGA
- the LOC134810138 gene encoding putative protein FAM157A isoform X2 — protein sequence MVPEAARGKVFQDSQEGAHIRRETVSKSVCAEPWLHQRARDPAPTNFPLRCQKQRGASTSSGQHEGHVNLVFFIGCWNVIRVNVWSLLQCPETER from the exons ATGGTCCCCGAGGCTGCCCGAGGAAAG GTATTTCAGGACAGCCAGGAGGGGGCGCACATCCGCCGAGAAACTGTGAGCAAGAGCGTCTGTGCTGAACCATGGCTCCACCAGAGGGCGCGCGATCCCGCCCCAACCAACTTCCCGCTGAGGTGCCAGAAGCAGCGAGGAGCTTCAACTTCCTCAGGGCAGCACGAGGGTCATGTTAATTTGGTGTTCTTCATTG gttgtTGGAACGTAATAAGAGTTAATGTGTGGTCTCTGCTGCAGTGTCCTGAAACAGAGCGCTAA